The following are encoded in a window of Streptococcus pasteurianus genomic DNA:
- a CDS encoding DUF2075 domain-containing protein yields MPLQDKYSPIIGKVNYNSFSVKAIKELDFSEKDEQLILDYPTVYIIDDKISDKKHNYNVYVGETTDINRRTKQHLNDDIRNGREDFKKLSDSSTTEMYIIGHKYFNKSLTLDIENRLLHYLLSSESVKNVNNRRGNPQNDYYTSEIMDSVFSKIWRKLHSLNNVLFPIESVIRDSALFKASPFHKLTKEQKEAKSKIILQILSSLTQNLDGQLILVEGEAGSGKTVLMSSLLYDLFNSNEFPVSKDKMSIHLLVNHEQQLTVYQQMAKKLGLKNKNGIDVVMKPTSFINYQSKNNLKADVVIVDEAHLLLTQGKQSYRGKNHLKDLLANAKVVVAVFDENQILTTEQIWESADLAEMKLDAQCVISLRDQMRINAQQSTIDWIRSLVDEQVIYPFRKDDKYDFRVFDSPQEMYDAIKEKDQHQENGISRMLATYDWKFKQKGKPEDNQYWNVTIGDFSMPWNLQLPKDKATKNLSWAEQKQTIDEIGSTYTIQGFDLNYAAVIIGPSVKYRDGKIIFDPSASCNEKAIRNRTLADGTRMKFGETLLKNELNVLLTRGVNGLYLFAVDEELQKALKEAIEKIE; encoded by the coding sequence AACAGTTTATATCATTGATGATAAAATTTCCGACAAGAAACATAATTATAATGTTTATGTTGGTGAGACAACTGACATTAATCGTCGGACTAAACAGCATTTAAACGATGATATTCGTAATGGTCGTGAAGATTTTAAAAAATTGAGTGACTCTTCCACTACTGAGATGTATATCATAGGTCACAAATATTTCAATAAATCACTTACACTAGATATTGAAAATAGGTTGTTGCATTATCTCCTAAGTTCGGAATCAGTAAAGAATGTCAATAATAGGCGTGGAAATCCTCAAAATGATTATTACACCTCTGAAATTATGGATTCAGTCTTTTCCAAAATCTGGCGTAAGTTACATTCATTAAACAATGTACTTTTCCCAATTGAGTCTGTTATCCGAGATTCTGCTTTATTTAAAGCATCTCCATTTCATAAATTGACGAAAGAACAAAAAGAAGCTAAAAGTAAAATTATACTTCAAATATTATCTAGTTTAACTCAAAACCTTGATGGACAATTAATTTTAGTTGAAGGAGAAGCTGGTTCTGGGAAAACTGTTTTGATGAGTAGTTTGTTATATGATTTATTTAATTCTAATGAATTCCCTGTATCTAAAGATAAAATGTCTATTCATCTTTTAGTGAATCATGAGCAACAATTGACGGTCTATCAACAAATGGCGAAGAAATTAGGGTTAAAAAACAAAAACGGCATTGATGTTGTTATGAAACCGACAAGTTTTATTAATTATCAATCGAAAAATAATTTAAAAGCTGATGTCGTTATTGTTGATGAAGCACATTTGTTGCTAACTCAAGGAAAACAGTCTTATCGAGGAAAAAATCATTTAAAAGATTTATTAGCCAATGCTAAAGTTGTTGTAGCTGTTTTTGATGAAAATCAAATTCTTACAACTGAACAAATTTGGGAAAGTGCTGATTTAGCAGAAATGAAATTAGATGCTCAATGTGTGATATCGTTACGTGATCAAATGCGAATTAACGCTCAACAGTCTACAATTGATTGGATTCGAAGCTTAGTAGATGAACAAGTTATTTATCCATTCAGAAAGGATGATAAATATGATTTTAGAGTATTTGATTCTCCGCAAGAAATGTACGATGCCATCAAAGAGAAAGACCAACATCAAGAGAATGGTATCTCACGAATGTTGGCAACTTATGATTGGAAATTTAAACAAAAGGGTAAACCAGAAGATAACCAATATTGGAATGTGACAATTGGTGATTTTTCAATGCCTTGGAATTTACAACTTCCTAAAGATAAAGCAACTAAAAATCTTTCATGGGCAGAACAGAAGCAAACTATCGATGAAATTGGGTCAACTTATACTATTCAAGGGTTTGACTTGAATTATGCCGCAGTTATTATTGGACCATCTGTAAAATATCGTGATGGGAAAATTATTTTTGATCCAAGCGCTAGCTGCAACGAAAAAGCAATCCGCAACAGAACATTAGCCGATGGAACTAGAATGAAATTCGGTGAAACATTGTTAAAAAACGAATTAAATGTCTTGTTAACACGAGGAGTAAATGGATTGTATTTGTTTGCTGTTGACGAAGAATTGCAGAAAGCGTTGAAAGAGGCGATTGAGAAAATAGAATAG